In Isoalcanivorax indicus, the following proteins share a genomic window:
- a CDS encoding DoxX family protein has protein sequence MNITLWILQGLLAFHTVMGAVWKFSNSVQTVPSLQAIPQGAWLGLGVFELFLSVALILPALYKPAALLAPMAALCIAAVMLLYCGLHLASGDANHGQMIYWLVVAAVCAFIAYGRFVLKPL, from the coding sequence GTGAATATCACACTTTGGATCTTGCAAGGTCTGCTCGCGTTTCACACCGTGATGGGCGCCGTCTGGAAATTCTCCAACTCGGTGCAAACCGTGCCCTCATTACAGGCCATTCCGCAAGGCGCCTGGCTCGGGCTTGGCGTATTCGAACTGTTTCTGAGCGTGGCGCTGATTCTGCCAGCCCTGTACAAACCGGCAGCGCTGCTGGCGCCCATGGCGGCGCTCTGCATCGCCGCTGTCATGTTGCTGTACTGCGGCCTGCACCTGGCCTCCGGTGATGCGAATCACGGTCAGATGATCTACTGGCTGGTGGTGGCCGCCGTGTGCGCGTTCATTGCCTATGGCAGGTTTGTGCTCAAGCCGCTTTAA
- a CDS encoding ArsR/SmtB family transcription factor yields the protein MLQAHETLFKALADPTRRAIFERLCRHGDLTVGALTAEAGVSQPAVSKHLGILKQAGLVSDRHEGRQTHYRAQPAALNPLKEWTQQMTAFWLARFDDLERVLQGMDQ from the coding sequence ATGCTGCAAGCTCACGAAACACTCTTCAAGGCCCTGGCTGACCCGACCCGGCGCGCCATTTTTGAGCGGTTGTGTCGTCACGGCGACCTGACTGTCGGCGCGCTGACCGCCGAGGCCGGCGTGTCGCAACCGGCGGTGTCGAAGCACCTCGGGATACTGAAGCAGGCCGGGCTGGTCAGCGACCGCCATGAGGGACGGCAAACGCACTACCGCGCCCAGCCAGCCGCGCTGAACCCGCTGAAAGAGTGGACCCAGCAGATGACCGCGTTCTGGCTGGCGCGCTTTGACGACCTCGAACGGGTGCTACAGGGGATGGACCAATGA
- a CDS encoding SRPBCC family protein: MNKRAEDTQSVVVERELLHPPEKVWRALTQPHLMEAWLTKTDFSAAVGHCFALQFDWGAVECRVLELAQHQALSYTWESGALKSVVHWTLTPTAKGTLLRMEQAGFASADSPDYPQQARYYMGAKAGWPRFMAALERVLENEEEGVQQ; encoded by the coding sequence ATGAATAAACGTGCTGAAGACACTCAGTCTGTGGTGGTCGAGCGAGAGCTGCTGCATCCGCCAGAAAAAGTCTGGCGCGCGCTGACCCAGCCCCACCTGATGGAGGCCTGGCTGACCAAGACAGACTTCAGCGCGGCAGTGGGGCACTGCTTCGCATTGCAGTTTGATTGGGGCGCCGTCGAGTGCCGCGTTCTGGAGCTCGCGCAACACCAGGCGCTGTCGTACACCTGGGAATCGGGCGCGCTGAAGAGCGTGGTCCACTGGACCCTGACGCCTACCGCCAAAGGCACCCTGCTGCGCATGGAGCAAGCGGGCTTTGCATCGGCGGATTCGCCGGACTACCCGCAGCAGGCGCGGTACTACATGGGCGCCAAAGCCGGGTGGCCGCGATTCATGGCGGCACTGGAGCGAGTTCTGGAAAACGAGGAAGAGGGCGTACAACAGTGA